The genomic DNA TGGCCGTCATTGCCGACAATAAATTCGCTGTCCTTATCCTCCGTTGTTACCGTCGCACCGAAGGGCAGCGGTTTACCGTTGTGCGTCAGCGTCATCAGGACCCGGCTGCCCACGCGGGTATTAAAGCTGGCGCGCACCACGGCCCCGCGTGTCGGGGTAACAACGTACGCTGCGTGCGTCACGTCGGCCTCGTCGGGCAGGGTTTCGGTATCCAGCGCAATGGTATTGTGGCGATAAGGGGTAACAAACGGCACGACGGTATAGCCGCGGAAGTCGGTCTCAACGCCCGTCTGATTGGCGATATGCGTACCGTGTGTTCCCGGTGCTTTCACCAGCGCAATGGTCTCTCCGAGCGGCTGGCTCAGGGTTATCCCGTTGGCGTGCACGATCGCGCCACCCTGCAGCCCGACGTTTACGGTTTGCTGGTATTTATCCTGGCTTACCCCGCCGCTCACTTCGCCATAGGTCGCTTTATAATCGGCGTTCATGCTGGTGGAGTTTCCGCTACCGGTGCTGCTCAGCCCCTCCTGAATATTCCAGTTCAGGTTGTCTCCCTTCAGCGCGGTACCGTTAAGGCCGATGTTCTGTGTCGTGCCGTCTTTGGTGTTGTTGAGGTTGTAGGTGGCCCAGGTGTTATGCATCCAGCGATCCAGTGGAACGGAGACGTTTAACGAGAACTGGTTGTCGTTCATCACATCCTCACCGTTCGCATCGCTGTCCTGGGTGTTTTTGTTCATGCTGTAGCTCAGGCTGTAGCTGACGCCGTGCCAGCTGTTGTTGTAGCTGACGCTCATGGAGGTCATATCCTGGCTCTGGCTCCAGTAGGTCTCTTTGACCAGGCTCAGGGTGACAGAGCCCCAGCCCGCGGGCAGCGTCTGGTCGACGGTGGCTTCCGTTCGGGCACGTCGCTGCTGCGGCGCAGACCCGTCATCTGAACGGGTGTAAGACTCCATCGTGTCTTCCAGGGTGTAAAACCCTTTGCTGTTGTAGCGATAGCCCGCCAGGGAGAAGTGAGTGCCCGAGGCGACAAAATCTTTGCTGTAGCGAACGCGCCAGGATCGGCCTTTGCTGGTCTGCTGTTTTTTCAGCAGCGCTTTGGCGCGGGTGACATCAAGGGAGAAAGCACCCAAATCGCCCAGGTTTTTCCCGACGCCCAGCGCCCGGGACTGATAATGGCGACTCTGCTGCGCACCACCGTAGGCGGTGAAACCCAATGGCATGCCGTAGATGGCGCTGCCCTCGGCAAACGGGGTTTGTTCGACGTCCTTGTCGTAAGACCGGTAACGCCCGGCGGTCACGCTGTAGCGGAGATTCTTTTCACGCTGCAGTACCGGGACCGAGGCGTAGGGCACGACAAAGTGACTTTCGCTGCCGTCGGTCTCTTTCACGGTGACCTGCAGATCGCCGCTGCTGCCGGTGGGATAGAGATCGTTAATTTCAAACGCACCGGGTGCAACCGTGTTCTGATAAATGACGTAACCGTTCTGACGAACCATCACCAGCGCATTGCTGTGGGCAGTGCCGCGAATAATCGGCGCATAGCCTTTTTCACTGTCCGGGAGCATGTCGGTATCGGATTTCAGCTCAACCCCGGTATAGGGCACGCTGTCGAAAACGTCCGACGGGGAGGTGCTTTGCCCGACGGTCATATCGCTTTTCATCGCCACGATATCGCGTTGAGCATAGGTGTAGACGGAGGAGAACCTGTGCTCTTCCTCGCTGCCCGTTGTGCTGCGAGTCCACGTGGAATAATTGCGTATGCGCCAGGCCCCCACATTGAGGCCCGGGCGCAGGTTAACGTACTGGCTGCTGTTATCCTGCTCTCCCTGCACACGGGCATGGCTCTGGCTGGCGGTGGCGCTGTAGT from Enterobacter ludwigii includes the following:
- a CDS encoding fimbria/pilus outer membrane usher protein — its product is MYSHKKPFIHRLSSMLVILCGLALAIFAQQVMADDYFNPALLDIDNPQQGKTDLSVYEKGPGQAPGKYQVNIFINNNKIDTRDVTFKLIKDAQGNHSLQPCFSLDELKNLGIKTRQYPALMAKGQCADINAIPAASATFQVRHQQLLLSIPQTALGQVPRGYIDPKTFDEGITAGLLNYSATASQSHARVQGEQDNSSQYVNLRPGLNVGAWRIRNYSTWTRSTTGSEEEHRFSSVYTYAQRDIVAMKSDMTVGQSTSPSDVFDSVPYTGVELKSDTDMLPDSEKGYAPIIRGTAHSNALVMVRQNGYVIYQNTVAPGAFEINDLYPTGSSGDLQVTVKETDGSESHFVVPYASVPVLQREKNLRYSVTAGRYRSYDKDVEQTPFAEGSAIYGMPLGFTAYGGAQQSRHYQSRALGVGKNLGDLGAFSLDVTRAKALLKKQQTSKGRSWRVRYSKDFVASGTHFSLAGYRYNSKGFYTLEDTMESYTRSDDGSAPQQRRARTEATVDQTLPAGWGSVTLSLVKETYWSQSQDMTSMSVSYNNSWHGVSYSLSYSMNKNTQDSDANGEDVMNDNQFSLNVSVPLDRWMHNTWATYNLNNTKDGTTQNIGLNGTALKGDNLNWNIQEGLSSTGSGNSTSMNADYKATYGEVSGGVSQDKYQQTVNVGLQGGAIVHANGITLSQPLGETIALVKAPGTHGTHIANQTGVETDFRGYTVVPFVTPYRHNTIALDTETLPDEADVTHAAYVVTPTRGAVVRASFNTRVGSRVLMTLTHNGKPLPFGATVTTEDKDSEFIVGNDGQTYLSGLPKQGHLTVTWGQDASEHCEADYVLTDETEKTNILNAAAQCH